The region CCGGCGACAGCCTGGCGCTCGTCAAGGGCTGCCTGAAGGAGCTCAATCTCGACGATAAGCATTTCCCCCCGGCCGGCGTGCAGGCCGCTATCTCGAACGCTAAAAATTCCCTTCTCGACCCCGGCGCGTTCGCCCGCGAAGCCGACAACTTCCACCAGCACAAGGTGGCGGAGGTGTACGACCTCTACCAGCGTAAGCTGCGGCACCACAACGCCGTCGACTTCGACGACCTGCTGTTCCTCTCCGCCCGCCTACTGGCGACCGACCAAGAGGTGCTGGCGAAGTATCAGGACAAGTTCCGTTATATCCTTATCGACGAGTACCAGGACACCAACCGGGCCCAGTATATGCTGGCCCGCCACCTGGCCGCGAAGCACCGCAACATTTTCGTCGTCGGCGACGTCGACCAGAGCATCTACGCCTGGCGCGGCGCCGATATCCGCAATATCCTCGATTTCGAGGCCGATTATCCCGAAGCCCGCGTAATCAAGCTTGAACAGAATTACCGCTCGACCCAGACCATCCTCGACGCCGCTAACACCGTCATCGAGAATAACCGCGACCGCAAGCCGAAGACGCTGTGGACGGACAACCCCGCCGGTGAGCGGCTGACCCACTACCTGGCCGTGGACGAGCGCGACGAGGCGCGGTTCGTGTGCGACAACGTCATCAAGCAGAACACCGTTTACCGCGTGCCTTACCGCGATATGGCCGTGCTCTACCGCACCAACGCCCAGTCCCGCGTCATCGAGGAGGCGTTCATGCGGGCCGGCGTGCCGTATACAATCGTCGGCGGGCTCAAGTTTTACGACCGCAAGGAAATCAAGGACATCCTCGCCTACCTGCGGGTGATCTTCAACCCTGCCGACGCCGTCGGCCTGCAGCGCATCATCAACGTGCCGCGGCGGGGCATCGGCGATACCACGGTCGGCCGGCTAAGCGATTACGCGGCCGAACGCGGCGTTACCCTGTTCGACGCCGTGTCGGGGGCGGACGCCGTTCCCGGCCTGACGTCGCGGGCCAGAAACCAACTGGACGGGCTGGCGGCCCTGATTTTCGGCTTCACCGCCAAGGCGCCGGCTCTGCCGGTGTACAAGCTGATCGAGACTGTCATGAACGATTCGGGCTATCTCGCCGAGCTGGAGAACGAGCAGACGCCCCAGGCCGAGGCAAGGATCGAGAACCTGCGCGAGCTTTTGAGCGTGGCCAAGGAGTTTGCCGCCGGCGAGATCGAGGACACGCTGGAGAATTTCCTCAGCCACGTGGCGCTGGTGTCTGATGTCGATGCCGCCGATACGGACGGCGACAAGGTGACGCTTATGACGCTCCATTCCGCCAAAGGGCTGGAGTTTCCGGTCGTTTTCCTCGCCGGCCTGGAGGAGGGCATCTTCCCCCATTCCCGCACGCTGATGAACGATGACGAGGTGGAGGAGGAACGCCGCCTGTGTTATGTCGGCATTACCCGCGCCCAGCGCAAGTTATTTATAACCAACGCCAAAATGCGGACAATATACGGCAACACGGTGATGTATCCGTCATCGCGGTTTTTGCAGGAAATCCCCGAGGCGCTCGTGGAGAAGCATAACGTCAAGCGCGACCGCTACAGCCAGGCCCTAACTCCGGCACCGACACCGTCGCCGCTCCGCACGCCGGTTGCGCCGACGCTCAAGACGGACAGGCCCGCCGGTAACTGGCGGGCGGGCGACAAGGTGGAGCACGCCAAGTGGGGCGTGGGCACAATCGTGGAGGTCCGCGGCGAAGGCGACGGCCAGGAGGTCAAGGTGGCTTTCCCGGGGATGGGCATCCGCCAGTTGATGGCCAAATTCGCGCCGTTGAAAAAAGTGCAGGAGTGAAAGTGATGTCCGCTAAGGTACCCGCGAATATCGAGGAGGCCGCCCGCCTGGCGGCCGAACTGCGGCAGGAGCTAAACCACCACAGCCATCGCTACTATGTTCTCGACGCCCCCGAGATTTCTGACGCCGAGTTTGACGACCTGATGCGCCGGCTGCAGGCGATCGAGGCCGCTTACCCGGAGCTTGTAAGCCCCGATTCGCCCACGCGACGGGTTGGCGGCGCGCCGGCCGAGGGGTTCGGCCGGGTGGCCCACCCGACGCCGATGCTCAGCCTCGGCAACGCCTTGTCACTCGACGAATTGAAGGCTTTCGACGCCAGGGTGAAAAGCGGGCTGGACGGCAAAGAGGTCGAATACGTAGTCGAACTGAAGATCGACGGTCTGGCGGTCAACCTGTTGTATGAAGGGGGCAGGCTCGTGCGGGCCGCGACCCGCGGCGACGGGCAGTACGGCGAGGATGTGACCGCCAACGTGCGTACCATCCGCGCCGTGCCTCTAGTCCTTCACGGCGACTATCCGCGCCGTATCGAGGTGCGGGGCGAGGTATACCTGCCCCGCCGCGAGTTTGAGCGCATCAACAAGGGCCGCGAGGCCGCCGACGAGGCGCTGTTCGCCAACCCGCGCAACGCCGCCGCCGGCTCGCTTCGCCAGCTTGACCCGCGCATTACCGCCGAACGCGCCCTTGACGTCTTCGTCTACGGCGTGGGGGTGCGGGAAGGCGTGGAACTCGCGACCCACGCCGGCACGTTGGCGTACCTCGGGGGCCTGGGGTTCAAGATCAACCCGCACTACAAGGTGTTCGGGGCCATCGAGGAGGTGGCCGCCTACTGCGAGGGCTGGGCCGACAAGCGGGCCGAGCTGCCGTACGACATCGACGGCCTGGTAATCAAGGTCAACAGCCTCGCCGACCAGGCGGACCTCGGCTTTACCGCCAAGGACCCCCGCTGGGCGATCGCCTATAAGTTTCCCGCCGAGCAGGCGGTGACGGTGGTGGAGGATATCATCGTCAGCGTCGGCCGCACCGGCGTCCTGACCCCGACCGCCGTCCTCCGCCCGGT is a window of Selenomonadales bacterium 4137-cl DNA encoding:
- the pcrA gene encoding DNA helicase PcrA, translating into MPKILDKLNPAQLEAATHLNGPLLVIAGAGSGKTRVLTARIAHLLEQGVPPYAILAITFTNKAAAEMKERVYRMVGPQAKDIWLSTFHAFCAKFLRIEAERLPGLTKSFVIYDAGDSLALVKGCLKELNLDDKHFPPAGVQAAISNAKNSLLDPGAFAREADNFHQHKVAEVYDLYQRKLRHHNAVDFDDLLFLSARLLATDQEVLAKYQDKFRYILIDEYQDTNRAQYMLARHLAAKHRNIFVVGDVDQSIYAWRGADIRNILDFEADYPEARVIKLEQNYRSTQTILDAANTVIENNRDRKPKTLWTDNPAGERLTHYLAVDERDEARFVCDNVIKQNTVYRVPYRDMAVLYRTNAQSRVIEEAFMRAGVPYTIVGGLKFYDRKEIKDILAYLRVIFNPADAVGLQRIINVPRRGIGDTTVGRLSDYAAERGVTLFDAVSGADAVPGLTSRARNQLDGLAALIFGFTAKAPALPVYKLIETVMNDSGYLAELENEQTPQAEARIENLRELLSVAKEFAAGEIEDTLENFLSHVALVSDVDAADTDGDKVTLMTLHSAKGLEFPVVFLAGLEEGIFPHSRTLMNDDEVEEERRLCYVGITRAQRKLFITNAKMRTIYGNTVMYPSSRFLQEIPEALVEKHNVKRDRYSQALTPAPTPSPLRTPVAPTLKTDRPAGNWRAGDKVEHAKWGVGTIVEVRGEGDGQEVKVAFPGMGIRQLMAKFAPLKKVQE
- the ligA gene encoding NAD-dependent DNA ligase LigA, with the translated sequence MSAKVPANIEEAARLAAELRQELNHHSHRYYVLDAPEISDAEFDDLMRRLQAIEAAYPELVSPDSPTRRVGGAPAEGFGRVAHPTPMLSLGNALSLDELKAFDARVKSGLDGKEVEYVVELKIDGLAVNLLYEGGRLVRAATRGDGQYGEDVTANVRTIRAVPLVLHGDYPRRIEVRGEVYLPRREFERINKGREAADEALFANPRNAAAGSLRQLDPRITAERALDVFVYGVGVREGVELATHAGTLAYLGGLGFKINPHYKVFGAIEEVAAYCEGWADKRAELPYDIDGLVIKVNSLADQADLGFTAKDPRWAIAYKFPAEQAVTVVEDIIVSVGRTGVLTPTAVLRPVRLAGTTVSRATLHNEDYIRDKDVRIGDTVLVHKAGEIIPEVVAVLGERRTGAEREFSIPESCPECGSPVVRQPGEAAHKCTNLQCPAILREGLFHFVSRDAMDIDGLGPAVVTSLLAAGLVKDAADLYGLTKEELLTLERKGEKSARNLLDAIDKSRQAGLARLLFGLGIRFVGVKAAGSLARRFGDIDSIAAATAEELTAVEEIGPKIAGSVVSWFADPANLALVDKLRRAGVKLTEERPSAVGPQPFAGKTFVLTGTLAAMTRGEATARIEKLGGKVAGSVSKKTDYVVVGEEAGSKLDKARSLGVTVLDEEGFGELLAAAPDMV